One Chiloscyllium plagiosum isolate BGI_BamShark_2017 chromosome 14, ASM401019v2, whole genome shotgun sequence genomic region harbors:
- the LOC122556972 gene encoding uncharacterized protein LOC122556972 has translation MATPLISQVSIIFSLCISDLVSEKLRYSIPEEMERGTFVGNVADDLGLKVWELSSRKFLLISDYSKQFIEVNVENGFLFVNERIDREQLCSKTAACSLFFQITLDNPLEVYPVEVEILDVNDNSPVFSKKEFDLQISELNALGARFLLESARDLDVGTNTINTYQISPNEHFGIKVQTRRGGSKNAELVLKRSLDREQQSMFTLVLAAIDGGIPQRSGTARIIINVMDANDNAPVFDHETYRTSALENIANGSLVLRVHATDIDEGTNAEVTYSFSHHVNQNIRDLFKLDPVTGEIRVQGVIDFEETNAYEFDILAVNSAPPELSAHATVAIDVIDTNDNRPNLQVTILSSAVQEDAASGVSIALISVTDRDSGEYGEVQCQIPDSIPFKIEKYLKGNYKLITNGFLDHEITPLYNISVLAWDGGFPPLSISKSIVVSVTDVNDNAPIFTQSSYNVYLMENNTPGASIFAVSANDADLNQNAEISYSILDDQKHEIPSSAYITINSKTGNIYALRSFDYEQQKHFHVAIQAQDAGSPPLSSTALVKFIILDQNDNAPIIVSPLTWNTSATVEILPKATYPGYLVTKVLASDKDSGQNARLSYQLLEATDTGLFTVGHLSGEIRTTRAFSDQDISTERLVLRVKDNGQPSLSTTVAISFTVTTNVTEKSFEQTDKPRRLEHFSDINSYLIIILGSISFLFLMLIVCLLVLKYRQDRNIAEDYSPTVCCYRQGNSDDGLNRPTGRHPLSYSGAVQTETYHYSVCLSPESSKSDFLFLKPCHPTLPFNEMGVHDNNSQTIAVVFPQNNVLGSEIFICFINISPPLIKPEVGNITGSLIILVRQDNLMISPENTENAQYLWLQSQSERSSFWKECSFKVVCCSYWLRHFASLSANKELKQRSRSTHLLSQGLKKKIERAMANIFGIGASFIFLQTVLELVLGQIRYSIPEELEYGAFVGNIAEDLSLNVQELSARKFRTVSDSRKQYMEVNLKNGILFVNARIDREQLCKKSSTCFLSFQIVLENPLEMHRVSVEILDINDNAPRFSKDEYVLQIIEAIAPGMRFPLESAHDADVGRNAVSIYQISVNEHFSLKFQTRNDASTSAELLLEKPLDREEQSTFDLVLTAIDGGVPQRSGTTRIRIYVMDVNDNAPVFDHETYRVNVEENTPKGTLVVELNAVDLDEGTNAELTYSFTSHASQKAREVFKLDPITGEIRVEGVLDFEELAIYELDVETVDKGSYPMLGRAKVIVELIDTNDNAPEIEVTSLSSTVSEDALPGTRIATINVRDADSSENGQTQCDVDMDVPFQLQMTMSNNYKLVTSRTLDRETTPVYNISILARDRGSPPLVTKKLLIVSVSDVNDNAPRFTQSSYNVFVMENNNPGASIFAVTASDADLDQNGEVSYLILKKQIKGGSPAPYITINSKSGNINALLSFDYEKLKNFEFKVQARDAGNPPLSSTAIVNVIILDQNDNAPIIVSPSAWNNSSAVKILSQSLYPGNLLTKVIATDADSGQNMRLSFKIIEATDPSLLSIGLFTGEIKAVRGYKQYDSTMQRVVILVKDNGQPSLSSTATVYFSIMPNGTDKLSVYSHQPRNREQFSDLNVYLIIIFGSTSFMFLVIIIFLVVLKCKQARSSNYYDSTNYCCCSQRESNAAFNRRAIPKEMNSYPRGPLTVPIPEGNQYTLCLSPESSKSDFLFLKPCEITLPLNDINVHGSSVGK, from the exons ATGGCGACTCCACTGATTAGCCAGGTTTCCATAATTTTTTCGCTATGCATTTCTGACCTGGTCTCCGAAAAGCTTCGCTACTCGATTCCCGAGGAAATGGAACGTGGAACCTTTGTTGGCAACGTCGCTGACGATCTAGGATTAAAGGTTTGGGAATTATCGAGCCGCAAATTTCTGCTGATTTCTGATTACTCGAAGCAATTcatagaggtaaatgtagaaaaTGGTTTCTTGTTTGTTAATGAAAGAATCGACAGAGAACAGCTTTGTAGCAAAACCGCTGCATGTTCTCTCTTTTTCCAAATCACGCTCGATAATCCTTTGGAAGTGTATCCCGTTGAAGTGGAGATACTAGACGTAAATGATAATTCACCCGTCTTTTCCAAAAAGGAATTCGATTTGCAAATCAGTGAATTAAACGCGCTGGGGGCACGTTTCCTTCTCGAGAGCGCGCGTGATCTGGATGTGGGTACAAATACAATCAACACATACCAGATCAGTCCGAACGAGCACTTCGGTATAAAAGTGCAGACAAGAAGAGGTGGCAGTAAAAATGCCGAGCTGGTATTAAAGAGGTCTTTGGACCGTGAACAACAATCAATGTTTACTCTGGTATTGGCGGCTATCGATGGTGGGATTCCGCAGAGATCTGGCACAGCGCGAATCATCATTAATGTCATGGACGCAAATGATAACGCCCCCGTATTCGATCATGAAACCTACAGGACGTCAGCGCTAGAAAACATCGCGAATGGCTCTTTGGTGTTAAGGGTTCATGCTACTGATATAGATGAAGGAACAAACGCGGAGGTAACATATTCTTTCTCACATCACGTTAACCAAAATATTCGCGACTTGTTCAAATTGGACCCTGTGACTGGAGAGATTAGAGTTCAAGGAGTAATAGATTTTGAAGAAACAAATGCATATGAATTTGACATCCTGGCGGTGAATTCCGCTCCACCTGAATTGTCAGCCCATGCAACTGTTGCTATCGATGTCATTGACACTAACGATAATCGCCCTAACTTGCAAGTAACAATACTATCGAGTGCTGTGCAGGAAGATGCTGCTTCGGGGGTTAGTATAGCTCTGATCAGCGTAACGGATCGCGATTCTGGAGAATATGGGGAAGTTCAGTGTCAGATTCCTGACAGTATTCCGTTCAAGATCGAAAAATATCTGAAGGGCAACTACAAATTGATTACCAATGGCTTTCTGGATCATGAGATTACCCCACTGTACAATATCTCCGTTTTAGCCTGGGATGGTGGATTTCCTCCTCTTTCAATTAGTAAATCCATTGTGGTTTCAGTTACTGATGTAAATGACAATGCACCAATATTTACACAATCGTCATACAACGTGTATCTGATGGAAAATAATACTCCCGGTGCTTCTATATTTGCTGTTAGTGCAAATGATGCTGATTTGAATCAGAATGCGGAAATATCTTATTCCATTCTAGACGATCAAAAGCACGAAATACCTTCTTCCGCGTACATCACGATTAATTCCAAAACCGGGAACATTTACGCACTGCGCTCCTTCGACTATGAGCAACAGAAACATTTCCATGTGGCAATTCAAGCTCAGGATGCTGGATCACCTCCACTGAGCAGCACTGCCCTTGTAAAGTTTATTATCCTGGATCAAAATGACAATGCACCCATTATTGTTTCACCTTTAACTTGGAACACATCAGCAACAGTGGAGATCCTGCCCAAAGCAACATATCCAGGGTACCTGGTCACCAAGGTACTTGCGTCTGACAAAGATTCTGGCCAGAACGCAAGGCTTTCCTACCAGTTACTGGAAGCCACTGATACTGGCCTTTTTACTGTGGGACATCTCTCTGGAGAAATCAGAACAACACGAGCATTTAGTGATCAAGATATCAGTACAGAAAGATTGGTCCTCCGTGTGAAGGATAATGGACAGCCAAGTCTTTCCACTACAGTTGCAATCTCCTTTACCGTAACTACCAACGTAACTGAGAAATCGTTTGAACAAACTGATAAGCCCAGACGCCTGGAACATTTTTCTGATATAAACAGCTACCTCATCATTATATTAGGatcaatttcctttttatttctcatgCTCATTGTTTGTTTGCTCGTCCTGAAGTATCGACAAGATAGAAATATTGCTGAAGATTACAGCCCCACAGTTTGTTGTTATCGTCAGGGTAATTCAGATGATGGCTTGAATCGACCAACAGGACGCCATCCTTTGAGTTATAGTGGGGCCGTTCAGACTGAAACTTATCATTACAGTGTGTGTTTGTCACCAGAATCATCGAAGAGTGATTTTCTCTTTTTGAAACCCTGTCATCCTACGTTGCCGTTCAATGAAATGGGTGTTCATGACAACAAC TCCCAGACAATCGCCGTGGTGTTTCCTCAAAATAATGTCCTCGGCTCAGAGATCTTCATTTGCTTCATCAACATATCTCCCCCTTTGATAAAGCCAGAAGTGG GCAACATTACGGGAAGCCTCATTATATTGGTGCGACAAGACAATTTAATGATAAGtccagaaaatactgaaaatgctCAGTATCTGTGGCTGCAGAGTCAGAGCGAACGTTCCAG TTTTTGGAAGGAGTGCAGCTTTAAGGTCGTTTGTTGCAGTTATTGGTTGCGACACTTTGCGTCGCTGTCCGCCAATAAGGAGCTGAAACAGCGGTCGAGATCTACCCACCTCCTCTCGCAGGGATTAAAGAAGAAGATTG aaagagcAATGGCGAACATATTCGGCATCGGAGCGTCTTTCATTTTTCTGCAAACCGTGTTGGAACTGGTTTTGGGGCAAATTCGCTACTCGATTCCCGAGGAATTGGAATATGGGGCCTTTGTTGGGAATATTGCTGAGGATTTGAGTCTAAACGTTCAGGAATTATCGGCCCGCAAATTTCGTACCGTCTCTGACAGCAGAAAGCAATACATGGAGGTAAATCtgaaaaatggaattttgtttgtTAATGCAAGAATAGACAGAGAACAGCTCTGCAAAAAAAGCTCTACCTGCTTCCTTTCCTTCcaaatagtgctggaaaatcCTTTGGAAATGCATCGCGTTTCAGTGGAAATACTAGATATAAATGATAACGCACCGCGTTTTTCAAAGGACGAATATGTTTTACAGATTATTGAGGCGATTGCGCCAGGAATGCGATTCCCTCTTGAGAGCGCTCACGACGCGGACGTAGGCAGAAATGCAGTCAGCATTTACCAGATCAGCGTAAACGAGCATTTCAGCCTCAAATTTCAGACCAGAAATGATGCGAGTACAAGTGccgaattgctgctagaaaagcCTTTGGATCGTGAAGAACAGTCAACCTTTGATCTTGTGCTTACTGCCATTGACGGTGGGGTGCCCCAGAGATCCGGTACTACTCGGATTCGAATTTATGTTATGGACGTCAATGACAACGCACCTGTGTTTGATCATGAAACAtacagagtcaatgttgaagaaaaCACTCCTAAAGGTACTTTAGTTGTGGAACTCAATGCTGTTGATTTAGATGAAGGCACAAATGCTGAGCTAACATATTCTTTCACAAGTCACGCTTCGCAAAAGGCTCGTGAGGTTTTCAAATTAGACCCGAtaactggagaaatcagagttgaaggaGTTCTAGATTTTGAAGAATTGGCTATATATGAACTTGATGTAGAAACTGTGGATAAAGGTTCCTATCCAATGCTCGGACGTGCCAAAGTTATCGTCGAATTAATTGATACGAATGACAATGCCCCCGAGATTGAGGTGACGTCATTATCCAGTACAGTATCAGAAGATGCTCTACCAGGGACCAGAATAGCTACAATCAATGTCAGGGATGCTGACTCCAGTGAAAACGGACAAACTCAATGTGATGTTGACATGGATGTACCATTTCAATTGCAGATGACTATGAGCAACAATTATAAATTGGTCACTAGTCGTACTTTGGATCGGGAAACAACACCAGTGTACAATATATCAATTTTGGCTCGTGACAGAGGATCTCCGCCTCTAGTTACAAAGAAGCTTCTAATTGTATCAGTTTCTGATGTAAACGACAACGCTCCAAGGTTTACACAATCCTCATATAACGTGTTTGTAATGGAAAACAATAATCCTGGTGCTTCTATATTTGCCGTCACTGCTTCGGATGCAGATTTGGATCAAAATGGGGAAGTGTCTTATCTTATCttgaaaaagcaaataaaaggTGGATCTCCCGCACCTTATATTACAATTAACTCAAAGAGTGGAAATATTAATGCTCTACTGTCATTCGACTATGAAAAGTTGAAAAACTTTGAGTTCAAAGTTCAAGCTCGCGACGCTGGAAATCCCCCATTGAGCAGTACTGCCATTGTGAATGTTATTATTCTGGACCAAAATGACAATGCTCCTATTATTGTTTCGCCTTCAGCGTGGAATAATTCATCAGCTGTGAAGATTCTGAGCCAATCGCTATATCCGGGGAATTTGCTCACCAAAGTAATCGCAACCGATGCGGATTCAGGACAGAACATGCGGCTTTCCTTCAAAATTATTGAAGCCACGGATCCCAGTCTCCTCAGTATCGGCCTGTTCACTGGAGAAATAAAAGCAGTCCGAGGTTATAAGCAATACGACTCCACCATGCAAAGAGTAGTGATCCTGGTGAAGGATAATGGACAGCCCAGTCTCTCCAGCACGGCGACAGTCTACTTTTCAATCATGCCCAATGGTACAGATAAACTCTCTGTGTATAGTCACCAACCCAGAAATCGTGAACAATTTTCGGATCTGAATGTTTATTTGATCATCATATTTGGTTCCACATCCTTTATGTTCCTTGTAATCATAATTTTCCTAGTGGTACTGAAGTGTAAACAAGCCAGAAGTTCAAATTACTACGATTCTACAAATTATTGTTGCTGCAGCCAGAGGGAGTCGAATGCTGCTTTTAATCGAAGAGCTATTCCGAAAGAAATGAACAGTTATCCTCGTGGTCCTCTGACTGTCCCCATTCCTGAAGGAAATCAGTACACTCTCTGTTTATCTCCAGAATCATCCAAAAGTGATTTCTTATTCTTGAAGCCTTGCGAGATAACGTTACCTCTTAATGATATCAATGTTCATGGAAGCAGTGTAGGAAAATAA